Proteins encoded by one window of Myxococcales bacterium:
- the folD gene encoding bifunctional methylenetetrahydrofolate dehydrogenase/methenyltetrahydrofolate cyclohydrolase FolD, with translation MATLLDGKKIAESVRLAVKHRVAAFTASAGRPPGLDVVLVGDDPASHVYVGAKEKASAEVGVRGRVHRLPADTSEGALLALLASLSCDDAVDGILVQLPLPKHIREAPVLEAISPWKDVDGFHPENVGLLALGRPRLVPCTPLGCMRILATAGVAVAGLRAVVVGRSNIVGKPVAQLLLAESATVTIAHSRTRDLAALCREADLLVAAVGRPELLTGEYVRDGAVVLDVGINRVPRPDEPGKTRLVGDVHFAQASERASAITPVPGGLGPMTIACLLENTVRAAELRAALSR, from the coding sequence ATGGCCACCCTCCTGGACGGGAAGAAGATCGCCGAGTCGGTTCGTCTCGCGGTGAAGCACCGCGTCGCCGCGTTCACCGCTTCGGCCGGGCGGCCGCCGGGCCTCGACGTCGTGCTCGTGGGCGACGATCCCGCGAGCCACGTGTACGTGGGCGCGAAGGAGAAGGCCTCGGCCGAGGTGGGCGTGCGAGGCCGGGTCCACCGGCTGCCCGCCGACACCTCGGAGGGGGCGCTGCTCGCGCTGCTCGCCTCGCTCTCGTGCGACGACGCGGTCGACGGGATCCTCGTGCAGCTCCCGCTGCCGAAGCACATCCGCGAGGCGCCGGTGCTCGAGGCGATCTCCCCATGGAAGGACGTCGACGGCTTCCACCCGGAGAACGTGGGCCTCCTCGCGCTCGGCCGTCCGCGGCTCGTGCCGTGCACGCCCCTCGGGTGCATGCGCATCTTGGCGACCGCCGGCGTGGCTGTGGCGGGGCTCCGCGCGGTGGTCGTCGGTCGCAGCAACATCGTCGGGAAGCCTGTCGCTCAGCTGCTGCTCGCCGAGAGCGCCACCGTGACGATCGCGCACTCGCGCACCCGCGACCTCGCCGCCCTGTGCCGCGAGGCCGACCTCCTCGTCGCCGCCGTGGGCAGGCCGGAGCTGCTCACCGGCGAGTACGTGCGCGACGGCGCGGTCGTGCTCGACGTGGGCATCAACCGCGTGCCCCGGCCCGACGAGCCCGGCAAGACGCGCCTCGTCGGCGACGTCCACTTCGCGCAGGCGTCGGAGCGCGCCTCGGCGATCACGCCCGTGCCGGGCGGTCTCGGCCCGATGACCATCGCGTGCCTGCTCGAGAACACAGTGCGGGCTGCGGAGCTGCGCGCGGCCCTGTCGCGGTAG
- a CDS encoding DUF455 family protein, whose translation MLDTRDAADAAAWPRSGTLERWALDYVASTALVTKLAPPSPPTRAEALRAEADAPRSAPVRVRVRAPGRPPELRVVARVKVPRGPNAARDPRARAHLLHTFHHHELQAAELMAAALAAFPDAPWAFRVGLLRVFHDEVRHMALYREHLGRLGFAIGDFPVRDWFWEKLGAVPTPLAFVAALGVGFEGGNLDHCARFAAELDAVGDAQGAAIVRQVGEEEIMHVRFGLSWFARFSGRPLVELAQLRAALPPPLTPSVMRGPSLNRPARLRAGYTEHVLDELEEFAAAHPTRLPSPVVRA comes from the coding sequence GTGCTTGACACGCGCGACGCGGCCGACGCGGCCGCCTGGCCGAGGTCCGGCACGTTGGAGCGCTGGGCGCTCGACTACGTCGCCTCGACAGCGCTCGTCACGAAGCTCGCCCCGCCGTCGCCGCCGACCCGGGCGGAGGCTCTCCGCGCCGAGGCCGACGCGCCGCGGTCCGCGCCCGTTCGCGTTCGCGTTCGCGCGCCCGGGCGCCCCCCCGAGCTTCGGGTTGTGGCCCGCGTGAAGGTCCCCCGGGGGCCGAACGCGGCGCGCGATCCGCGTGCGCGCGCCCACCTGCTGCACACGTTCCACCACCACGAGCTTCAGGCCGCGGAGCTAATGGCCGCCGCGCTCGCGGCGTTCCCCGACGCACCTTGGGCCTTTCGGGTGGGGCTGCTCCGGGTCTTCCACGACGAGGTGCGGCACATGGCGCTCTACCGCGAGCACCTCGGACGGCTCGGCTTCGCCATCGGCGACTTTCCGGTGCGCGACTGGTTCTGGGAGAAGCTCGGCGCCGTGCCCACGCCGCTCGCGTTCGTGGCGGCGCTCGGGGTCGGCTTCGAGGGCGGCAACCTCGACCACTGCGCGCGGTTCGCGGCGGAGCTCGACGCCGTCGGCGACGCGCAGGGCGCGGCGATTGTCCGCCAGGTCGGCGAAGAAGAGATCATGCACGTTCGCTTCGGGCTCTCGTGGTTCGCGCGGTTCTCGGGGCGACCACTCGTCGAGCTCGCGCAGCTCCGCGCGGCGTTGCCGCCGCCGCTCACGCCGAGCGTCATGCGGGGCCCCTCGCTGAACCGGCCGGCGCGACTGCGTGCAGGATACACGGAGCACGTGCTCGACGAGCTGGAGGAGTTCGCCGCGGCGCATCCCACCCGCCTGCCTTCGCCGGTGGTCCGCGCTTGA
- a CDS encoding serine acetyltransferase — protein sequence MPSKAVVAEIVELCLEVFFPGYFGRQDLTDENLTEHLRGLFDELHARLAVQIEQCLCHAIEEGEGDGSRAYADCAEYTAKLSGRLLARLPALRAMLLDDMQAALEGDPAAHGLDEVILAYPGFLAVAVHRVAHELYEMGVPLMPRMMSEWAHSVTGCDIHPGAKIGHRFFVDHATGTVVGETSVIGDGVKLYQGVTLGALSHPRDASGRVIRNVRRHPTVEDDVTIYANATVLGGTTIVGRGSVIGGSVFVTKSVAPASLVSRGERGHSSRPLPATGSPASPDGDAVPGAPEFDI from the coding sequence ATGCCCTCGAAGGCGGTCGTCGCCGAGATCGTGGAGCTGTGCCTCGAGGTGTTCTTCCCGGGGTACTTCGGGCGGCAAGACCTCACCGACGAGAACCTCACCGAGCACCTCCGCGGGCTCTTCGACGAGCTCCACGCACGCCTCGCGGTCCAGATCGAACAGTGCCTCTGTCACGCCATCGAAGAGGGCGAGGGCGACGGCTCGCGCGCCTACGCCGACTGCGCCGAGTACACCGCGAAGCTCTCGGGGCGGCTGCTCGCGCGGCTCCCGGCGCTCCGCGCGATGCTGCTCGACGACATGCAGGCGGCGCTCGAGGGGGATCCCGCGGCGCACGGGCTCGACGAGGTGATCCTCGCGTACCCCGGCTTCCTCGCCGTGGCGGTGCACCGGGTCGCGCACGAGCTCTACGAGATGGGCGTGCCTCTCATGCCGCGCATGATGAGCGAGTGGGCCCACAGCGTGACGGGGTGCGACATCCACCCGGGCGCGAAGATCGGCCACCGCTTCTTCGTCGACCACGCGACCGGCACGGTCGTCGGCGAGACGAGCGTCATCGGCGACGGGGTGAAGCTCTACCAAGGGGTCACCCTCGGCGCGCTCTCGCACCCACGTGACGCGTCCGGCCGCGTGATCCGCAACGTGCGGCGTCACCCCACCGTCGAGGACGACGTGACCATCTACGCGAACGCCACCGTGCTCGGCGGCACGACCATCGTGGGGCGCGGCAGCGTGATCGGCGGCTCGGTGTTCGTCACGAAGAGCGTCGCGCCGGCGTCGCTGGTCTCTCGCGGCGAGAGGGGGCACTCCTCGCGCCCGCTGCCTGCCACGGGGTCGCCCGCGTCGCCGGACGGGGACGCGGTCCCCGGCGCCCCCGAGTTTGACATCTGA
- the cysK gene encoding cysteine synthase A encodes MARIYEDNSRSIGRTPLVELRRLAKGAGARVLAKIEGRNPAYSVKCRIGASMVWDAEEQGLLRPGGGIVEATSGNTGIALAFAAAARGYRCVLAMPDTMSLERRKVLVAFGAELVLTPGAQGMKGAIAKAEELAKADPTLHLMRQFENPANPAIHEKTTGPELWDDTDGELDALVAGVGTGGTITGVSRYFKQTRGRAIVSVAVEPSHSPVITQTREGRELAPGPHKIQGIGAGFVPKNLDLTLVDRVEQVSNDEAIATARRLAKEEGILCGISCGAAAAAALRLANEPAFAGKTVAVILPDAGERYLSGALFEGMFDGLDKATG; translated from the coding sequence ATGGCGCGCATTTACGAGGACAACTCCCGAAGCATTGGCCGCACACCGCTCGTCGAGCTGCGGCGCCTCGCGAAGGGCGCTGGCGCGCGCGTGCTCGCGAAGATCGAGGGGCGGAACCCCGCGTACTCGGTGAAGTGCCGCATCGGCGCGTCGATGGTGTGGGACGCCGAGGAGCAGGGCCTCCTGCGGCCGGGCGGCGGCATCGTGGAGGCCACGAGCGGCAACACCGGCATCGCCCTCGCGTTCGCCGCGGCCGCGCGTGGGTACCGCTGCGTGCTGGCCATGCCCGACACGATGAGCCTCGAGCGGCGGAAGGTGCTCGTCGCGTTCGGCGCCGAGCTCGTGCTCACGCCGGGCGCGCAGGGCATGAAGGGCGCGATCGCCAAGGCCGAGGAGCTCGCGAAAGCCGACCCGACGCTCCACCTCATGCGCCAGTTCGAGAACCCCGCCAACCCCGCCATTCACGAGAAGACCACGGGCCCCGAGCTGTGGGACGACACCGACGGCGAGCTCGACGCGCTCGTCGCGGGCGTGGGCACGGGTGGCACGATCACGGGCGTCTCCCGCTACTTCAAGCAGACCCGCGGGCGCGCGATCGTCTCGGTCGCCGTCGAGCCGAGCCACTCGCCGGTCATCACGCAGACCCGCGAAGGCAGAGAGCTCGCGCCCGGGCCGCACAAAATCCAGGGGATCGGCGCAGGTTTCGTGCCCAAGAACCTGGACCTCACGCTCGTCGATCGGGTGGAGCAGGTCTCCAACGACGAGGCGATCGCGACGGCGCGCAGGCTCGCGAAGGAGGAGGGCATCCTCTGTGGCATCTCCTGTGGCGCCGCGGCGGCCGCGGCCTTGCGCCTGGCGAACGAGCCCGCGTTCGCCGGGAAGACCGTCGCGGTCATCCTCCCGGACGCGGGCGAGCGCTACCTCTCGGGCGCGCTCTTCGAGGGCATGTTCGACGGTCTCGACAAGGCGACCGGCTAG
- a CDS encoding GNAT family N-acetyltransferase: MSASRDPDDAPFEREPWSVGRVLRDGTAVTLRPLHADDKEAFREAFRGLSPATRYLRFFSVVTEPSEHVLRYLTDVDQHDHVAIAATVTSADLKTERGVGVARFVRAKDAPAVAEAAVTVVDEFQGRGLGALLLVELARAALARGVHTFRGEVLATNQPMLGILRSVGATLSASEDAAGPPSEGDLPALRRERAGSQETATLGFAVPLRGGGREGERAHEPHDGLLEIVRAAAASMASRLRGLVSAEGERQPASTRRPDVRE; the protein is encoded by the coding sequence ATGAGCGCGAGCCGCGATCCCGACGACGCCCCGTTCGAGCGCGAGCCGTGGTCGGTCGGGCGCGTGCTGCGAGACGGGACCGCGGTCACGCTGCGGCCACTCCACGCCGACGACAAGGAGGCGTTCCGCGAGGCCTTCCGCGGGCTATCACCGGCCACCCGCTACCTGCGGTTCTTCTCAGTCGTGACCGAGCCCTCCGAGCACGTGCTCCGCTATCTCACGGACGTCGACCAGCACGACCACGTCGCGATCGCCGCGACGGTGACCTCGGCCGACCTGAAGACCGAGCGCGGCGTGGGCGTCGCGCGGTTCGTGCGCGCGAAGGATGCGCCCGCGGTCGCCGAAGCCGCCGTCACCGTGGTCGACGAGTTTCAAGGCCGGGGCCTCGGCGCGCTGCTCCTCGTCGAGCTCGCGCGCGCCGCCCTCGCGCGCGGCGTGCACACCTTTCGCGGGGAGGTCCTCGCGACGAACCAGCCCATGCTCGGCATCCTCCGCAGCGTGGGCGCGACGCTGAGCGCCAGCGAGGACGCGGCGGGACCGCCTTCGGAGGGCGACCTCCCCGCCCTGCGCCGCGAGCGCGCCGGTTCCCAGGAGACCGCCACGCTAGGCTTCGCGGTCCCGTTGAGGGGCGGCGGGCGCGAGGGCGAGCGCGCGCACGAACCGCACGACGGCCTCCTCGAGATCGTGCGCGCGGCGGCCGCCTCGATGGCCTCTCGGCTTCGCGGGCTCGTCAGCGCCGAGGGGGAGCGCCAGCCCGCCTCGACGAGGCGCCCGGACGTTCGAGAATAG
- a CDS encoding prolipoprotein diacylglyceryl transferase has translation MRPELFRLFDVGFPSYFVLLLTGFVFATALGVLWARRIGHNPDVIVDLSLAMLLSGVVASRLLHVVADGYFMDYVHLCTDPSKVSWPLERAECLSSRYQGVWDEAARTCHPSQTDCFAWAKFWAGGLTYYGGFLGATGAAVVLLRRDKFPFWKAADMAGFAIPMGLAFGRMGCLLAGCCFGARSGLPFALSFPPRSPASEAQAKLGELASAREWSHPVHSTQIYESAFSLAIAAFCLFYVLPRKRYDGQVFVAFMVLYPVARFLVEILRRDARGGALGLSTSQLIGLGLLAAAALIHKARAPAPRPAAASSD, from the coding sequence TTGAGACCGGAGCTGTTTCGTCTCTTCGACGTCGGCTTCCCGTCCTACTTCGTCCTCCTCCTGACCGGCTTCGTGTTCGCCACGGCGCTCGGCGTCCTTTGGGCTCGTCGCATCGGCCACAACCCCGACGTCATCGTCGACCTGTCGCTGGCGATGCTCCTCTCGGGCGTCGTCGCCTCGCGCCTGCTCCATGTGGTGGCCGACGGATACTTCATGGATTACGTGCATTTGTGCACCGACCCATCGAAGGTGAGTTGGCCGCTCGAGCGCGCCGAGTGCCTCTCTTCGCGGTACCAGGGCGTGTGGGACGAGGCCGCCCGCACCTGCCACCCGTCGCAGACCGACTGCTTCGCGTGGGCGAAGTTCTGGGCCGGCGGCCTCACGTATTACGGTGGCTTCCTCGGCGCCACGGGCGCGGCGGTCGTGCTGCTCCGCCGCGACAAGTTCCCCTTCTGGAAGGCCGCCGACATGGCCGGCTTCGCGATCCCGATGGGGCTCGCCTTTGGCCGCATGGGCTGCCTGCTGGCTGGCTGCTGCTTCGGGGCGCGCTCCGGCTTGCCGTTCGCGCTCTCGTTCCCGCCACGGAGCCCCGCGAGCGAGGCGCAGGCCAAGCTCGGGGAGCTCGCGTCGGCGCGTGAGTGGAGTCACCCCGTGCACTCTACACAGATTTACGAGAGCGCCTTCTCCCTGGCTATCGCGGCCTTCTGCCTGTTCTACGTGCTCCCTCGCAAGCGCTACGACGGGCAGGTGTTCGTCGCGTTCATGGTGCTCTACCCCGTGGCGCGCTTCCTCGTGGAGATCCTCCGTCGCGACGCGCGCGGCGGCGCCCTCGGGCTGTCGACCTCCCAGCTCATCGGCCTCGGGCTCCTCGCGGCGGCGGCCCTCATCCACAAGGCGCGCGCTCCCGCGCCGCGCCCCGCGGCCGCGTCGAGTGATTGA